The Helicobacter sp. 12S02232-10 genome contains the following window.
AAAATACAAAATTTAATAGCAATTAAGCGCTTTTTTGATTTTCAAAAAGGTTAATTTAGGCTAATCTTAGCAAAATCTTAATGAAAGATTTCAGAAATAAAACTATAGAATTTCTCTTGTAATTCTATAAATGGCTTAAAAACAAGGAAAAAAATGACGCATCACTCCGAATCTTTGGTCATTGTCATTGACACAAAGCTTGAAAATTTGAATAATTATAACAGCATTCAAGAAGAAATGAGCAAGTATAAAACCCTTGCTCACGAGAGTATTGATTGGAATTCTGTATATGCTTACAGTTTAGAGATTTTAAGCCACTCCACTTTAGATACAAGAATATTGCAATATTTAATCCTTGCTTGTATTTCTTTAAATGAAGTTTCCAAAACAAATACTCTTGCAAATGTTTTGAATCATTACGCAATTGTTTGGGAAAAATCAATTTCGAATTTAAGTGAAAAAGAAAAAAGTACCCAGAAAAAATTTTTTTATAACGCACTTGAAACTTTAGTCTCTGCAATAAATGAGGGACGTCTTTATATTTTAGAAGAAGCTTTTGAAACGATTGAAAAAGCTCTTGGAATAATTATGCAATATAGCAAAAACTTCCCCGAACTTACAAAATCAATCCCAAATCCTCCTCAAGAAACCTCATCAGTTCAGATAGAAACTCCTCAAGTCCTTAAAACTCCCAAAAAAATCAACGATTTAAATGCATTAAATGACAGGGAGTATAGAGAATATTTTGTGAGTTTAGCTCAAAAATTCTTGGAAGATGATCCTGAAAGAACTATTCCTTTCGTATTATATGCTGAGGCAACGTGGGGTAGGCTCATAACTATGCCTGAACATAAAAATCAAATAACTTCAATTCCCTATCCTCAAGAAAATATCACTAAGATTTTTTATGAAGCACATAAATTTGACTTAAATACACTAATGTCGCTTGAAGACAATCTTGTCATTAATCCCTTTTGGTTTGAAGGACAAAGAATATTTCTTGAATTTCTGAAAAAAAATTATTTTTTTGATATTGCCGCAAGTGTTACAGGGATTATTCTAAGACTTCAAAAAAGCCGACCAAACTTGCTTGAACTCAAATTCAATAATGGAAAAAATTTTCTAACCCCAGAAGATTATTCATATTTCAAAGATTTATTTCATCATACCATCGATCAAAAACTTGTACCTAAATCTGATAAAAAAGAGTTTGTAAAGCAAGATTTGGAATCTAAACTGAAAGATATTGATATGAATATAGCACCGCATTCAATTCGATCAAAAGTTAATTCCTTACTTAAGATTGCTGATACCTTATGGGAAGATAAAATGTTTAATAGTGCCAAAATAATTTATGCTGAAATTGTAAAAATTCTTGAAAATACATCTCTTAAAGATTGGCTTGAAGAAACCTATACAAGGATTAAGAAAGCTTCTGATGGAGAATAAGAATGATAAAAAGTTGTCATATTTTATGAGAAGATTAAAAATCAATCAAAAAATAATCTTAGAGTACCAAACAATGCGAATTTTAAAAATGATAAAAAAGTATGAATTAATTATAAAAGAATATAAAAAGAAATTGTGGTGCCGAAGGTCGGACTCGAACCGACACAGGGTTGCCCCTACCAGATTTTGAGTCTAGCGCGTCTACCAATTTCACCACTTCGGCATTTATAAATAAATTAAAGTATGGTGCGCTGAGCGAGACTTGAACTCGCACGAGTTGCCTCACCACCCCCTCAAGATGGCGTGTCTACCAGTTCCACCACCAGCGCATAAGCCCCTAAAAGGGGCAAATTGGAATTTATCCTATAAAAGGATTTGCATAAATTGCAATAATTGCAAAAACTAAAGTATAAATAACTTGAGCTTCAATCAATGCAAGAGCAATAAACATCGTTGTAAGAAGTTTTCCTCCGATACCAGGGTTTCTAGCAGTTCCTGAAATCGCAGCAGCTGCAGCGTGTCCCATACC
Protein-coding sequences here:
- a CDS encoding F0F1 ATP synthase subunit C; its protein translation is MKILFMMFFGMIGFIFANDLSGIDMIKSYSIAGGVIGLGIAALGGAIGMGHAAAAAISGTARNPGIGGKLLTTMFIALALIEAQVIYTLVFAIIAIYANPFIG
- a CDS encoding type VI secretion system domain-containing protein, whose translation is MTHHSESLVIVIDTKLENLNNYNSIQEEMSKYKTLAHESIDWNSVYAYSLEILSHSTLDTRILQYLILACISLNEVSKTNTLANVLNHYAIVWEKSISNLSEKEKSTQKKFFYNALETLVSAINEGRLYILEEAFETIEKALGIIMQYSKNFPELTKSIPNPPQETSSVQIETPQVLKTPKKINDLNALNDREYREYFVSLAQKFLEDDPERTIPFVLYAEATWGRLITMPEHKNQITSIPYPQENITKIFYEAHKFDLNTLMSLEDNLVINPFWFEGQRIFLEFLKKNYFFDIAASVTGIILRLQKSRPNLLELKFNNGKNFLTPEDYSYFKDLFHHTIDQKLVPKSDKKEFVKQDLESKLKDIDMNIAPHSIRSKVNSLLKIADTLWEDKMFNSAKIIYAEIVKILENTSLKDWLEETYTRIKKASDGE